The genome window CAACAATCCAATTTGTATGATTTTTCTCCAAACCAATATTCTTATTAAGCGAGTCAAGATAAGATGCTATTTTTTCCCTACAAATCTGATAGTATCTATTGACTGTATTTCTATTAATCCCCAAGAGGTTGGCTGTCTGTGTTGCAGTCAAATCTTCAGAAAAACATTTCAAAATTTTTTTTATTTTGTAATCACTTATTTTTGCCCATTTCATAGCTTATTTGAGGTTATTAAAATAATTTTTCTAGTCTAGGCTGCAAATAAAATAATACAGTTTTTCAAAAAATCAAGTAGTAAAAAAATTTTTTTTGATTTACATTCATCTAACTCAAGTTTGACAAAAATCAGTTGCATTGAAAGTGGTATCTTTGATTGAGAAAAGTCGGAATGATAGACAATTAAGAATGTTTTTAGTTTGACTTGCCTTTATTTTTTTTTTATATTCCACGCTGTTTATTTAAAAAAGATTTAGAGTAAAAAATTGAATTTCACATACATTTCACCAAAAAACCAAGAAGAAGCACTTGCTATTTTAGCAGAGCATAGCACTAATGCCGCTGTACTTGCAGGAGGCACTGACCTTCTCCTTGCAATAAAAGATGAGGTCAAAACGCCTTCAGTTCTAATTGATTTAAAACCATCGAATATCTTAAATTCAATAGAAGAAGACAAGGCAGGTAACTTAAACATAGGAGCTTTTACAACAGTAAGAGAAATTGAAAAATCAGATTTGATTGCTTCAAAGTATCCTTTTTTTCAAAAATCTGCTGCAATGCTTGGTTCTGTACAAATTAGGAATCGGGCAACAATAGGAGGAAATCTCTGTAATGCTTCACCATGCGCAAATCTGGCACTTCCTCTGTTAGCTCTTGATGCAGAAGTATTGCTTGAAAAGAAAGGAGGATCAAGAAAGATCTCGATCAATGACTTTTTCATCAGCAATGGCATTACTGCTAAAGCCGATGATGAGATGCTAACACACATTTTTATACCCAAAAATGATGGAAAAGGAGTTTTTATTTTTCATTCGAAAAGGCGGGCTATGGATATTGCTGTTGTTGCTGTCTGTATAAATCTTCTGAAAGATGATGACAATAAGATAACGGATATTAGAATAGCATTAGGTTCAGTTGCGCCCGTACCTATGAGAGCAAAGAAAGCCGAAGAAATGATTAGAGG of Candidatus Schekmanbacteria bacterium contains these proteins:
- a CDS encoding xanthine dehydrogenase family protein subunit M is translated as MNFTYISPKNQEEALAILAEHSTNAAVLAGGTDLLLAIKDEVKTPSVLIDLKPSNILNSIEEDKAGNLNIGAFTTVREIEKSDLIASKYPFFQKSAAMLGSVQIRNRATIGGNLCNASPCANLALPLLALDAEVLLEKKGGSRKISINDFFISNGITAKADDEMLTHIFIPKNDGKGVFIFHSKRRAMDIAVVAVCINLLKDDDNKITDIRIALGSVAPVPMRAKKAEEMIRGNVLNDKLIVESAQCASDESNPIDDARASAWYRREMVKSLVARGLSSLK